A stretch of Episyrphus balteatus chromosome 2, idEpiBalt1.1, whole genome shotgun sequence DNA encodes these proteins:
- the LOC129912538 gene encoding fibrous sheath CABYR-binding protein-like: MVSQFNKTHRFKDLKDNTNIFEYLQRFFVVGFTLLALASAGVVPTEYLPPVQEVAAPTVEYLPPAEAVIAPEPTILADDGYRYKTVRKLRLRHRRDVNELSNEYLPPVEEQAAVEVAAPVVEVAPVPDSAVLADDGYRYRTVKRYRLRRRRDVNELNNEYLPPVEEQAVVEVSAPVVEVAPVPESAVLADDGYRYRTVKRYRLRRRRDVNEINNEYLPPVEEQAAVEVSAPVVEVAPVQESAVLADDGYRYRTVKRYRLRRRRDVNELNNEYLPPVEEQAAVEVSAPVVEVAPVQESAVLADDGYRYKTVRKLRYRYRH, from the coding sequence ATGGTAAGTCAATTCAACAAAACGCACCGATTTAAGGACTTAAAGGATAACACAAACATATTTGAATATTTGCAGAGATTCTTCGTTGTAGGATTTACATTGCTAGCTTTAGCATCAGCTGGAGTAGTTCCAACTGAATACTTGCCACCAGTACAGGAGGTAGCCGCACCAACTGTTGAATACTTGCCACCAGCTGAAGCTGTTATTGCCCCTGAACCAACTATTTTAGCTGATGATGGATATCGTTACAAGACTGTGAGGAAACTTCGTTTGAGGCATCGTCGTGATGTTAACGAACTTAGCAACGAATACTTGCCCCCAGTTGAGGAACAAGCTGCCGTCGAAGTAGCTGCCCCAGTTGTTGAAGTTGCCCCAGTACCAGATTCCGCTGTTCTTGCTGATGATGGATACCGTTACAGAACCGTGAAGAGGTACCGTCTTAGGCGTCGTCGTGATGTTAACGAACTCAACAACGAATACTTGCCCCCAGTTGAGGAACAAGCTGTTGTTGAAGTTTCCGCCCCAGTTGTCGAAGTTGCCCCAGTACCAGAGTCCGCTGTTCTTGCTGATGATGGATACCGTTACAGAACCGTGAAGAGGTACCGTCTTAGGCGTCGTCGTGATGTGAACGAAATCAACAACGAATACTTGCCCCCAGTTGAGGAACAAGCTGCTGTCGAAGTATCTGCCCCAGTTGTCGAAGTTGCTCCTGTACAAGAATCAGCCGTTCTTGCTGATGATGGATACCGTTACAGAACCGTGAAGAGGTACCGTCTCAGACGTCGTCGTGATGTTAACGAACTCAACAACGAATACTTGCCCCCAGTTGAGGAACAAGCTGCCGTCGAAGTGTCTGCCCCTGTTGTCGAAGTCGCTCCTGTACAAGAATCCGCCGTTCTCGCTGATGATGGATACAGGTACAAAACTGTTAGGAAATTGAGATATCGTTATCGTCATTAA